One Xyrauchen texanus isolate HMW12.3.18 chromosome 2, RBS_HiC_50CHRs, whole genome shotgun sequence genomic window carries:
- the tkfc gene encoding triokinase/FMN cyclase isoform X2: MEVRRKLLNTVDRCVDEALEGLVRSNAGLVLLRGHKVVLRADLESIRGKVALLSGGGSGHEPAHAGYIGMGMLSGVVAGAVFASPPPGSVLAAILTLWKGGTSGVLLVVKNYTGDRLNFGIAVEQARSQGVHVDMVIVGDDCAFTQPSKAGRRGLCGTVFIHKLAGALAEEGCPLDFIVARLNEATKNIGTLGVSLSPCSVPGCLPSFQLPPGDMELGLGIHGEPGIKRSKVGSADEVVETIIRHMTDPSNKSYLSLKSGDKVVLCVNNLGALSCLEIAVVTRAAVHCLEKRGVLVVRVMSGSFMTSLEMAGMSLSLMKVDEEILRLFDAKTTALAWPNLSSVCVSGRNLIMEPTEKLAAAAEKYSEGSLSPLIRLVLESVCKILLQSQEELNALDRASGDGDCGNTHALVANAIQEWLQCGSISGNLGQLLADLALLVQERMGGSSGALYCLFLSAAAPHLRECCDGAAWARALHAGTEAMKRYGGAEPGDRTMLDALCPAVEELMKLSTASPGGHMTILQGAVEKAASGAESTRNLTARAGRASYIASEHLTQPDPGAIAVASILKAVLSALKGES; encoded by the exons ATGGAG GTGCGGAGGAAATTGTTAAACACGGTGGATAGGTGTGTGGACGAGGCTTTGGAGGGCCTGGTGAGGAGTAATGCGGGGCTAGTGCTGCTGCGGGGACACAAAGTTGTGCTCCGGGCCGATCTGGAGAGCATCAGGGGAAAGGTAGCGCTGCTTTCCGGAGGAGGATCTGGACATGAACCAGCACATGCAG GTTACATTGGCATGGGTATGCTGTCTGGAGTGGTGGCTGGAGCAGTATTTGCGTCTCCTCCTCCGGGTAGTGTACTGGCTGCCATTCTGACTCTGTGGAAGGGAGGCACTTCAGGAGTCCTGCttgtggtgaagaactacacGGGTGACCGGCTAAACTTTGGCATAGCTGTAGAGCAGGCCCGGTCACAGGGTGTCCATGTGGACATGGTGATTGTGGGCGATGACTGTGCCTTCACTCAGCCCAGCAAGGCTGGCAGAAGAGGCTTGTGTGGAACTGTATTCATTCATAAG cTAGCCGGAGCACTGGCGGAGGAGGGTTGCCCGTTGGATTTCATTGTTGCACGGCTGAATGAAGCAACTAAAAATATTG GCACACTGGGTGTTAGTCTGTCTCCATGCAGTGTCCCAGGATGCCTTCCATCATTCCAGCTTCCACCAGGAGACATGGAGCTGGGACTAG GGATCCACGGAGAACCAGGAATTAAGAGATCAAAG GTGGGCTCCGCTGATGAGGTTGTGGAAACTATAATAAGACATATGACTGATCCCTCAAACAAATCATATCTGTCCCTGAAATCAG GAGATAAGGTGGTGCTTTGTGTGAATAATCTTGGTGCTCTCTCATGTTTGGAAATTGCTGTGGTCACCAGAGCAGCTGTACACTGCTTAG AGAAGCGAGGTGTGCTGGTTGTCAGGGTGATGTCAGGATCATTTATGACATCACTGGAGATGGCAGGGATGTCTCTTTCTTTAATGAAGGTCGATGAAGAGATTCTCAGACTGTTTG ATGCTAAAACCACAGCCCTGGCCTGGCCCAACCTCAGCAGTGTCTGTGTGAGTGGGAGGAACCTCATCATGGAACCCACAGAAAAACTTGCCGCAGCTGCAGAAAAATATAGTGAAG GTTCACTTTCTCCCCTCATTCGTCTGGTTTTGGAGTCTGTGTGCAAAATCCTCTTGCAGAGCCAAGAGGAACTCAATGCTTTGGACCGTGCATCAGGAGATGGAGATTGTGGGAACACACATGCCCTTGTTGCTAATG CCATTCAGGAGTGGCTCCAATGTGGCAGCATCTCTGGTAATCTTGGGCAGCTTCTGGCAGATCTTGCTCTGTTGGTCCAGGAACGGATGGGTGGATCGTCAGGTGCG TTATATTGCCTGTTTTTGTCTGCGGCTGCCCCCCATCTCAGAGAGTGCTGTGATGGTGCTGCATGGGCCAGAGCATTGCATGCTGGGACAGAGGCCATGAAGAG GTATGGAGGTGCTGAACCAGGAGACAGGACCATG CTTGATGCCCTATGCCCTGCTGTGGAGGAGTTGATGAAACTTTCCACAGCATCTCCCGGTGGTCACATGACTATACTACAAGGAGCAGTTGAG AAAGCAGCTTCGGGAGCAGAATCTACACGTAACCTCACCGCAAGGGCTGGACGTGCCAGTTACATTGCGTCTGAACATTTGACCCAGCCAGACCCTGGTGCCATTGCGGTAGCCTCCATTCTGAAGGCAGTGCTCAGTGCTTTAAAGGGCGAGAGCTAG
- the tkfc gene encoding triokinase/FMN cyclase isoform X1 — MEQVRRKLLNTVDRCVDEALEGLVRSNAGLVLLRGHKVVLRADLESIRGKVALLSGGGSGHEPAHAGYIGMGMLSGVVAGAVFASPPPGSVLAAILTLWKGGTSGVLLVVKNYTGDRLNFGIAVEQARSQGVHVDMVIVGDDCAFTQPSKAGRRGLCGTVFIHKLAGALAEEGCPLDFIVARLNEATKNIGTLGVSLSPCSVPGCLPSFQLPPGDMELGLGIHGEPGIKRSKVGSADEVVETIIRHMTDPSNKSYLSLKSGDKVVLCVNNLGALSCLEIAVVTRAAVHCLEKRGVLVVRVMSGSFMTSLEMAGMSLSLMKVDEEILRLFDAKTTALAWPNLSSVCVSGRNLIMEPTEKLAAAAEKYSEGSLSPLIRLVLESVCKILLQSQEELNALDRASGDGDCGNTHALVANAIQEWLQCGSISGNLGQLLADLALLVQERMGGSSGALYCLFLSAAAPHLRECCDGAAWARALHAGTEAMKRYGGAEPGDRTMLDALCPAVEELMKLSTASPGGHMTILQGAVEKAASGAESTRNLTARAGRASYIASEHLTQPDPGAIAVASILKAVLSALKGES, encoded by the exons ATGGAG CAGGTGCGGAGGAAATTGTTAAACACGGTGGATAGGTGTGTGGACGAGGCTTTGGAGGGCCTGGTGAGGAGTAATGCGGGGCTAGTGCTGCTGCGGGGACACAAAGTTGTGCTCCGGGCCGATCTGGAGAGCATCAGGGGAAAGGTAGCGCTGCTTTCCGGAGGAGGATCTGGACATGAACCAGCACATGCAG GTTACATTGGCATGGGTATGCTGTCTGGAGTGGTGGCTGGAGCAGTATTTGCGTCTCCTCCTCCGGGTAGTGTACTGGCTGCCATTCTGACTCTGTGGAAGGGAGGCACTTCAGGAGTCCTGCttgtggtgaagaactacacGGGTGACCGGCTAAACTTTGGCATAGCTGTAGAGCAGGCCCGGTCACAGGGTGTCCATGTGGACATGGTGATTGTGGGCGATGACTGTGCCTTCACTCAGCCCAGCAAGGCTGGCAGAAGAGGCTTGTGTGGAACTGTATTCATTCATAAG cTAGCCGGAGCACTGGCGGAGGAGGGTTGCCCGTTGGATTTCATTGTTGCACGGCTGAATGAAGCAACTAAAAATATTG GCACACTGGGTGTTAGTCTGTCTCCATGCAGTGTCCCAGGATGCCTTCCATCATTCCAGCTTCCACCAGGAGACATGGAGCTGGGACTAG GGATCCACGGAGAACCAGGAATTAAGAGATCAAAG GTGGGCTCCGCTGATGAGGTTGTGGAAACTATAATAAGACATATGACTGATCCCTCAAACAAATCATATCTGTCCCTGAAATCAG GAGATAAGGTGGTGCTTTGTGTGAATAATCTTGGTGCTCTCTCATGTTTGGAAATTGCTGTGGTCACCAGAGCAGCTGTACACTGCTTAG AGAAGCGAGGTGTGCTGGTTGTCAGGGTGATGTCAGGATCATTTATGACATCACTGGAGATGGCAGGGATGTCTCTTTCTTTAATGAAGGTCGATGAAGAGATTCTCAGACTGTTTG ATGCTAAAACCACAGCCCTGGCCTGGCCCAACCTCAGCAGTGTCTGTGTGAGTGGGAGGAACCTCATCATGGAACCCACAGAAAAACTTGCCGCAGCTGCAGAAAAATATAGTGAAG GTTCACTTTCTCCCCTCATTCGTCTGGTTTTGGAGTCTGTGTGCAAAATCCTCTTGCAGAGCCAAGAGGAACTCAATGCTTTGGACCGTGCATCAGGAGATGGAGATTGTGGGAACACACATGCCCTTGTTGCTAATG CCATTCAGGAGTGGCTCCAATGTGGCAGCATCTCTGGTAATCTTGGGCAGCTTCTGGCAGATCTTGCTCTGTTGGTCCAGGAACGGATGGGTGGATCGTCAGGTGCG TTATATTGCCTGTTTTTGTCTGCGGCTGCCCCCCATCTCAGAGAGTGCTGTGATGGTGCTGCATGGGCCAGAGCATTGCATGCTGGGACAGAGGCCATGAAGAG GTATGGAGGTGCTGAACCAGGAGACAGGACCATG CTTGATGCCCTATGCCCTGCTGTGGAGGAGTTGATGAAACTTTCCACAGCATCTCCCGGTGGTCACATGACTATACTACAAGGAGCAGTTGAG AAAGCAGCTTCGGGAGCAGAATCTACACGTAACCTCACCGCAAGGGCTGGACGTGCCAGTTACATTGCGTCTGAACATTTGACCCAGCCAGACCCTGGTGCCATTGCGGTAGCCTCCATTCTGAAGGCAGTGCTCAGTGCTTTAAAGGGCGAGAGCTAG